One genomic window of [Clostridium] scindens ATCC 35704 includes the following:
- a CDS encoding peptidoglycan D,D-transpeptidase FtsI family protein, translating to MGYITYFQVARSRDIIRSPYNARQDSYADRVVRGKILDKEGNVLAQTNVSEDGTETREYPYGNMFAHVVGYSVQGKSGLESVENFELLTSNAFFLEKIKNEFQDKKNMGDSVVTTLNLELQEAAYDALGNYKGAVVVMEPSTGKILAMVSKPDFDPNTVAENWDFLNTDQDSVLLNRATQGQYAPGSTFKVVTALEYMRENPDYENYGYNCTGAIEKDGVTIRCYNGHVHGQVGFQDSLAYSCNTSFSNIGLSLDIKNFRETSKELLFNSKLPSVLPYSKSSFSLEPGAGSADKMMTAMGQGKTQVSPYHMALITSAIANGGTLMKPYLVDSVTNYTGAVIDKNKPEKYKSLMTSEDAAKLKQYMSAVVDYGTASVLSGQSYTAAGKTGTAEYSSDKEKDHSWFIGMTNVDNPELVISVIIESSDGTAKAVDVAKQVFDAYYY from the coding sequence ATGGGCTATATCACCTATTTCCAGGTGGCAAGAAGCCGGGATATCATCCGAAGCCCTTATAATGCAAGACAGGATTCTTATGCTGACCGGGTAGTAAGGGGGAAGATCCTAGATAAGGAAGGCAACGTGCTGGCTCAGACGAACGTATCAGAAGACGGCACGGAGACGAGGGAGTATCCTTACGGAAACATGTTTGCCCATGTAGTAGGATACAGCGTGCAGGGCAAATCAGGCCTGGAATCTGTGGAGAACTTTGAACTTCTGACTTCCAATGCGTTTTTCCTGGAAAAGATAAAGAATGAATTCCAGGATAAGAAGAATATGGGCGATAGCGTGGTGACCACTTTGAATCTGGAACTTCAGGAGGCTGCCTATGATGCCCTCGGCAATTACAAGGGAGCCGTGGTGGTGATGGAGCCGAGCACAGGAAAGATCCTGGCCATGGTCTCCAAGCCGGACTTTGATCCCAATACCGTAGCTGAGAATTGGGATTTCCTGAATACTGATCAGGACAGCGTGCTTTTGAATCGTGCTACACAGGGCCAGTATGCGCCGGGATCTACATTCAAAGTGGTTACGGCCCTTGAGTATATGAGAGAGAATCCGGATTATGAAAATTATGGCTACAACTGTACCGGGGCCATCGAGAAGGATGGGGTGACCATCCGCTGCTACAACGGACATGTACACGGCCAGGTAGGCTTCCAGGACAGTCTGGCCTACTCCTGCAATACCTCTTTTTCCAACATCGGTCTGTCATTGGACATTAAGAATTTTAGAGAGACATCCAAAGAACTGCTGTTTAATTCCAAACTTCCTTCCGTGCTGCCTTACAGTAAGAGTTCCTTCTCGCTGGAGCCGGGGGCTGGAAGCGCTGATAAGATGATGACCGCCATGGGGCAGGGAAAAACCCAGGTCAGCCCGTACCATATGGCTCTCATCACTTCTGCTATCGCCAACGGAGGAACCCTGATGAAGCCGTATCTGGTAGATTCCGTCACCAATTATACCGGTGCGGTCATCGACAAGAATAAGCCGGAAAAGTATAAAAGCCTGATGACTTCTGAGGACGCGGCCAAGCTTAAGCAGTACATGTCAGCCGTAGTGGACTATGGGACCGCATCCGTCTTGAGCGGGCAGAGTTATACGGCCGCCGGAAAGACGGGAACCGCAGAATACAGTTCGGATAAGGAAAAGGATCACTCCTGGTTTATCGGAATGACCAACGTGGACAACCCGGAACTAGTCATCAGCGTGATCATTGAGTCATCCGACGGGACCGCCAAAGCAGTCGATGTGGCGAAACAGGTATTTGATGCCTATTACTATTAG
- a CDS encoding FtsW/RodA/SpoVE family cell cycle protein, protein MVNIIVELSKYLIIILMTMYTYLCFSIFGYYDPDKKKRMLRRQNVLMFTIHIIAFLVMYLEKQDVKLLAFYLMQVVLFGTTILLYTFIYPKVSRLVVNNMCMLLCIGMIMLTRLNYEKAVKQYVIAAGAIAASFVIPVIIRKFKKLSEWRNLYAIAGIVSLAIVAVVGQVSYGAKLGFTVGGISIQPSELVKIIFVFFVAASFKRSLEFRDIVITTALAAFHVLILVASKDLGAALIIFVVYLAMLYVATRQPLYLAAGLGAGSVASVAAYYLFGHVRTRVIVWKDPFASYDNGGYQVAQSLFAIGTGGWFGMGLFQGEPDTIPVADEDFIFSAISEELGLIFALCMILVCVSCYVMFLNIAMQLHNMFYKMVALGLGTCYIFQVFLTIGGVTKFIPSTGVTLPLVSYGGSSLLSTLIMFAIIQGLYILREDEEEDIERKKKERLRAKRSGQENKKRPRKTGDVPERAQRSQPKGQAKGQGKARKEQRIR, encoded by the coding sequence GTGGTTAATATAATTGTTGAACTATCCAAATATCTGATCATCATATTAATGACGATGTATACGTACCTTTGCTTCAGCATCTTTGGCTACTATGATCCGGATAAGAAGAAGCGGATGCTTAGGAGGCAGAATGTACTGATGTTCACGATACATATCATCGCATTTCTGGTGATGTATCTGGAGAAGCAGGATGTCAAGCTGCTTGCCTTCTATTTGATGCAAGTGGTACTTTTTGGTACTACTATCTTGCTATATACGTTTATTTATCCAAAGGTATCCAGGCTGGTCGTAAATAATATGTGCATGCTTCTTTGCATTGGCATGATCATGCTGACCAGGCTGAACTATGAAAAGGCGGTCAAGCAGTATGTCATCGCGGCGGGAGCCATCGCGGCGAGCTTCGTGATTCCGGTTATCATCCGCAAGTTTAAGAAACTGTCGGAATGGAGGAACTTGTATGCCATTGCAGGCATCGTATCCCTTGCGATCGTGGCCGTGGTAGGCCAGGTGTCCTATGGCGCGAAACTAGGTTTTACGGTAGGCGGCATCAGCATCCAGCCTTCAGAATTGGTGAAGATCATCTTCGTATTTTTTGTGGCGGCAAGTTTCAAGCGGTCGCTGGAATTCCGGGATATTGTGATCACGACGGCTTTGGCGGCATTCCATGTGCTGATTCTGGTAGCATCCAAGGACCTTGGGGCAGCGCTGATCATCTTTGTCGTATATCTGGCAATGCTCTATGTGGCTACCCGCCAGCCGCTGTATCTGGCGGCCGGGCTTGGCGCGGGAAGCGTGGCGTCAGTGGCGGCCTATTATCTTTTTGGACATGTACGGACGCGTGTCATCGTGTGGAAAGATCCCTTTGCGTCCTATGACAATGGCGGATATCAGGTTGCCCAATCCTTATTTGCTATCGGCACAGGCGGCTGGTTTGGAATGGGACTCTTTCAGGGCGAGCCGGATACCATCCCCGTAGCGGATGAAGACTTTATTTTCTCAGCCATATCGGAAGAACTGGGATTGATATTCGCGCTGTGCATGATACTGGTCTGCGTCAGCTGCTATGTCATGTTCCTGAATATTGCCATGCAGCTTCACAACATGTTTTATAAAATGGTGGCGTTGGGACTTGGAACCTGCTACATATTCCAGGTATTCCTTACCATAGGCGGCGTGACCAAGTTCATCCCTTCTACGGGAGTAACACTTCCGCTGGTCAGCTACGGAGGAAGTTCCCTGCTTAGTACGCTGATCATGTTTGCGATTATTCAAGGACTGTATATATTAAGGGAAGACGAGGAAGAAGATATTGAAAGAAAGAAAAAGGAAAGGCTACGAGCAAAGAGAAGCGGACAAGAGAATAAAAAGAGACCAAGAAAGACGGGAGATGTCCCGGAAAGAGCGCAAAGAAGCCAACCGAAAGGACAAGCAAAAGGCCAAGGCAAAGCGCGCAAGGAACAAAGAATTCGCTAG
- a CDS encoding U32 family peptidase, giving the protein MNRHVEILAPAGSYESLRAAVCAGADAVYIGGMQFGARAYAKNLTQEELEEAIDYVHIHGRKVYLTVNTLLKDKEIDQLYEYLKPYYERGLDGVIVQDVGAASYIREHFPGLALHASTQMTITGRRGASFMKSRGITRVVPARELSLEEIRIMKEETGLEVECFVHGALCYCYSGQCLLSSMTGGRSGNRGQCAQPCRLPYSVEGGRPCDLMSLKDLCTIDLLPELMEAGIDSFKIEGRMKQPDYVYTVTRLYRKYADLYCQKGRAGYQVSREDREKLLGAYQRRGYSEGYYRQHNGKEMISFRRPPGREEETAAYPDYKIQEKINGKLILSLGQSARLLLEYGTYRIECEGPKPEPAMRQPLQASRVEQQMRKTGNTQFAFERMEVCMEGDLFLPMQALNELRRDGLAALTDRVLSDYRRKAERTQEAKEEAASSREKRMACGDARPGKASKDPQLALLVRSLSQLKAAVECKEAECIYIDLPPQEIKEAARMIQSVQSGKKHYLAMPYIFREDAALRLEKAYGMIRLSFDGILVRNWESLQWLLEHAYNKEIRGDYNLYACNRFSKRFMQEGGIKRFTAPVELNARELKELDIRGQSLIAYGYQPVMVTAGCIGKTMDRCDAKEGWLHIRDRYKKKFAVKKCCAYCYNIIYNSSPLYLADKAQELLSLEPAEIRLDFSTEGTEQMRRIILDYVRGIIWREEVQAPDMEYTRGHFKRGVK; this is encoded by the coding sequence ATGAACAGACACGTTGAAATATTGGCGCCAGCCGGCTCATATGAAAGCCTCAGGGCCGCGGTGTGCGCCGGAGCCGATGCAGTCTATATCGGCGGCATGCAGTTTGGGGCGAGGGCCTATGCCAAGAATCTGACACAGGAAGAACTGGAAGAAGCCATTGACTATGTGCACATCCATGGAAGGAAAGTCTATCTGACGGTCAATACCCTGTTAAAGGACAAGGAGATCGATCAGCTCTATGAATACCTGAAGCCCTACTATGAAAGAGGACTAGACGGCGTTATCGTCCAGGATGTAGGAGCGGCATCCTATATCCGGGAGCACTTTCCCGGCCTTGCGCTCCACGCAAGCACCCAGATGACCATAACCGGCAGAAGAGGAGCATCTTTTATGAAGAGCCGGGGCATCACACGCGTGGTTCCCGCCAGGGAACTGTCTCTGGAAGAAATCCGGATCATGAAAGAGGAGACAGGGCTTGAGGTAGAATGCTTCGTACACGGGGCGCTTTGCTACTGCTATTCAGGCCAGTGCCTTTTAAGCAGCATGACTGGAGGCAGAAGCGGCAACCGTGGCCAGTGCGCCCAGCCATGCAGGCTTCCCTACAGTGTGGAGGGAGGCAGGCCTTGCGATCTTATGAGCCTGAAGGATCTATGTACCATTGATCTGCTTCCGGAACTGATGGAGGCGGGAATCGATTCCTTTAAGATAGAAGGGCGGATGAAGCAGCCGGATTATGTGTATACGGTAACAAGATTATACCGGAAATATGCAGACCTGTACTGCCAGAAAGGAAGAGCAGGATACCAGGTATCAAGAGAGGATAGGGAAAAACTGCTTGGCGCGTACCAGAGAAGGGGATACAGCGAAGGATACTATCGCCAGCACAATGGAAAGGAAATGATATCTTTCAGACGCCCGCCGGGTCGGGAAGAAGAGACAGCAGCATATCCAGATTATAAAATACAAGAAAAAATTAATGGGAAATTAATACTTTCTTTGGGTCAGAGTGCTAGACTATTACTGGAATATGGGACATACCGCATAGAATGCGAAGGCCCTAAGCCAGAGCCTGCCATGCGTCAGCCGCTTCAAGCGTCCAGGGTGGAGCAGCAGATGAGAAAGACCGGGAATACGCAGTTTGCGTTTGAGCGGATGGAAGTGTGCATGGAGGGGGATCTGTTCCTGCCTATGCAGGCACTCAACGAGCTGCGAAGAGACGGGCTTGCGGCCTTGACAGACCGCGTGCTGTCGGATTACCGTAGAAAGGCAGAGAGGACGCAAGAAGCAAAGGAAGAGGCAGCGTCGTCTAGAGAAAAAAGGATGGCTTGCGGGGACGCCAGGCCAGGAAAGGCATCAAAAGACCCGCAGCTTGCTCTTTTAGTCCGCTCCCTGAGCCAGCTGAAGGCGGCAGTGGAATGCAAGGAAGCAGAATGTATTTATATAGATCTGCCGCCGCAGGAGATAAAAGAGGCAGCCAGAATGATCCAGTCCGTTCAATCCGGGAAAAAGCATTATCTTGCCATGCCTTATATATTTCGGGAAGATGCGGCTCTTAGGCTTGAAAAGGCTTACGGGATGATCCGGTTATCCTTTGACGGCATACTGGTACGGAACTGGGAGAGTCTCCAATGGCTTTTGGAGCATGCATATAATAAGGAGATACGTGGAGATTATAATCTTTATGCCTGCAATCGCTTTTCCAAGCGGTTCATGCAGGAGGGCGGGATCAAACGGTTCACTGCGCCGGTAGAGTTAAACGCCAGAGAACTGAAAGAACTGGATATTCGGGGACAGTCGTTGATCGCCTATGGTTATCAGCCTGTCATGGTTACAGCTGGCTGCATTGGAAAGACCATGGATAGATGCGATGCAAAAGAAGGCTGGCTGCATATCCGGGATCGATATAAAAAGAAGTTTGCGGTTAAAAAATGCTGCGCATACTGTTATAATATAATTTATAATTCCTCGCCGCTTTATCTGGCGGATAAGGCGCAAGAACTCCTGAGCCTTGAGCCGGCGGAAATCCGTCTTGATTTTTCTACGGAAGGCACGGAGCAGATGCGCAGGATCATTCTGGACTATGTCAGGGGAATCATCTGGCGGGAAGAGGTGCAGGCGCCGGATATGGAGTATACCCGGGGACATTTCAAAAGGGGAGTAAAGTAG
- the zapA gene encoding cell division protein ZapA, which produces MASSKNYTEVLIGGKVFTLSGFESEDYLQKVSTYLNHKIEECSNSEGYRKQSAETRSILLALNIADDYFKAKKQGGTLESDIEAKDKEMYDLKHELISVQIKLENAEKAMDKLKEENKDLQMKIVQLETEIKNNRKK; this is translated from the coding sequence ATGGCATCATCAAAAAACTATACAGAAGTATTAATAGGGGGAAAGGTGTTCACCCTCAGCGGCTTCGAAAGCGAAGACTACCTGCAGAAGGTATCCACTTATCTGAATCATAAGATTGAAGAGTGCAGCAACAGCGAAGGATACAGGAAGCAGAGCGCGGAGACAAGAAGCATCTTGCTTGCGCTGAATATCGCCGATGATTATTTCAAGGCAAAGAAGCAGGGCGGCACTTTGGAAAGCGATATAGAAGCGAAGGATAAAGAGATGTATGATCTGAAGCATGAATTGATATCTGTTCAGATCAAGCTGGAGAATGCAGAAAAGGCGATGGACAAGCTGAAGGAAGAGAACAAGGATCTTCAGATGAAGATTGTCCAGCTGGAAACAGAGATAAAGAATAATCGTAAGAAATAG
- the ruvB gene encoding Holliday junction branch migration DNA helicase RuvB — MSRRIITTENLEEDIKIENHLRPQMLEDYIGQEKAKETLKIYIEAAKARGEALDHVLFYGPPGLGKTTLAGIIANEMNVNIKITSGPAIEKPGEMAAILNNLQEGDVLFVDEIHRLNRQVEEVLYPAMEDYAIDIMIGKGASARSIRLDLPKFTLVGATTRAGMLTAPLRDRFGVVNRMEFYTVGELKTIILRSARVLEVGIDERGAYALARRSRGTPRLANRLLKRVRDFAQVKYDGYITEEVANYALDLLDVDKEGLDQTDRGLLLIMIEKFQGGPVGLDTLAAAIGEDAGTIEDVYEPYLLKNGFIQRTPRGRVVTDSAYRHLGISHENEEK, encoded by the coding sequence ATGAGCAGACGAATTATTACAACAGAAAACCTGGAAGAGGACATCAAGATCGAGAACCATCTGCGGCCGCAGATGCTGGAAGATTATATCGGCCAGGAGAAGGCAAAGGAGACGCTTAAGATCTATATTGAAGCGGCCAAGGCAAGAGGCGAGGCGCTGGACCATGTACTGTTCTACGGGCCGCCTGGCCTGGGAAAGACGACGCTGGCCGGTATTATTGCAAATGAGATGAACGTGAATATCAAGATTACTTCAGGCCCTGCAATCGAGAAGCCGGGAGAGATGGCGGCGATTCTCAATAACCTGCAGGAGGGAGACGTCCTGTTCGTGGACGAGATCCACCGCTTAAACCGTCAAGTGGAAGAAGTGCTGTATCCGGCGATGGAGGACTATGCCATCGATATCATGATCGGCAAAGGGGCCAGCGCGCGCTCCATACGGCTGGATCTGCCTAAGTTTACCCTGGTGGGCGCAACGACCAGGGCAGGGATGCTGACGGCGCCTCTTCGGGACCGCTTCGGCGTCGTCAACCGGATGGAGTTCTACACGGTAGGGGAATTAAAGACCATCATCCTGCGCTCAGCCAGAGTGCTGGAGGTTGGAATAGATGAGCGGGGCGCTTATGCGCTGGCAAGAAGGTCCAGAGGCACGCCAAGGCTTGCCAACCGTCTTCTTAAGAGGGTGCGGGACTTTGCCCAGGTAAAATATGACGGATATATCACAGAAGAGGTGGCGAATTATGCCCTGGATCTCCTGGATGTGGATAAGGAGGGGCTGGATCAGACGGACAGGGGCCTGCTTCTGATCATGATCGAAAAGTTTCAGGGAGGCCCGGTTGGACTTGATACGCTGGCTGCGGCAATCGGCGAGGATGCGGGGACGATCGAGGATGTGTATGAGCCCTATCTTTTGAAGAACGGATTCATCCAGCGGACGCCGAGAGGCCGCGTGGTGACAGACAGCGCGTACCGTCATCTTGGAATTTCACATGAAAATGAAGAAAAGTAG
- the ruvA gene encoding Holliday junction branch migration protein RuvA, with the protein MISYLKGTLEALEEDKVVIDVGGIGYGVFMSGQAMGLLPSIGKEVKIHTYLNIKEDAMQLYGFLTKDDLEVFKLLIGVNGIGPKGGLGVLSALSPDELRFAVMSNDVKAICQAPGIGKKTAEKLILELRDKLRLEDALEHLASENEVQGAAAYQGEVQSNAVQALAALGYGSTEALKAVRQVDITENMEVEEVLKQALKLMMF; encoded by the coding sequence ATGATATCTTATCTTAAGGGGACGCTGGAAGCGCTGGAAGAGGATAAAGTAGTGATCGATGTAGGGGGAATCGGCTATGGGGTGTTCATGTCAGGACAGGCTATGGGCCTTCTTCCATCAATTGGCAAGGAGGTAAAGATCCATACCTATCTGAATATAAAGGAAGATGCCATGCAGCTGTATGGATTTCTGACGAAGGATGACCTGGAAGTCTTCAAACTGCTGATCGGAGTCAACGGGATCGGCCCCAAGGGAGGCCTGGGCGTGCTGTCGGCACTGAGCCCGGACGAACTAAGATTCGCGGTTATGTCCAACGACGTCAAGGCAATCTGCCAGGCACCAGGCATAGGGAAGAAGACGGCAGAAAAATTGATATTGGAACTCAGAGACAAACTGCGCCTTGAGGATGCATTGGAGCATCTGGCTTCCGAAAATGAGGTGCAAGGCGCGGCTGCTTACCAGGGAGAAGTACAAAGCAATGCCGTCCAGGCTCTGGCAGCGCTGGGATACGGAAGCACGGAGGCCCTTAAGGCTGTAAGGCAGGTGGACATAACAGAGAATATGGAAGTAGAAGAAGTGTTAAAGCAGGCGTTGAAGCTGATGATGTTTTAA
- a CDS encoding Gx transporter family protein, producing the protein MRSKVAYFGVFTALALIFSYVETLIPFNFGIPGVKLGLANLIIVIALYKMSLREAYLLSVVRVLLAGFIFGNYFSIIYSLAGGILSLTIMAFMKKKGGFSIMGVSIAGGVFHNIGQLAVAMLVVETFSVIYYVPVLLIAGMLTGLLIGIVSNEMLKRLVNIQL; encoded by the coding sequence GTGAGAAGCAAAGTGGCATATTTCGGCGTGTTTACGGCGCTGGCGCTGATCTTCAGTTATGTGGAGACTTTGATCCCTTTTAACTTTGGGATACCCGGCGTGAAGCTGGGGCTGGCAAATCTGATCATCGTGATTGCCCTTTACAAGATGAGCTTAAGGGAGGCTTATCTGCTGTCGGTAGTCAGGGTCTTGCTTGCGGGATTTATATTTGGCAATTATTTCAGCATCATCTACAGTCTAGCTGGAGGGATCCTGAGCCTGACGATTATGGCCTTCATGAAGAAGAAAGGCGGATTCAGCATTATGGGAGTCAGCATAGCGGGCGGAGTCTTCCATAATATCGGGCAGCTGGCGGTGGCCATGCTGGTGGTGGAGACGTTCAGCGTCATCTATTATGTCCCGGTGCTTTTGATCGCGGGGATGCTTACCGGGCTCCTCATTGGGATCGTGTCGAACGAGATGCTGAAAAGGCTTGTGAATATACAATTATAG
- a CDS encoding NusG domain II-containing protein — translation MKIHLKKKDWILVIIIICVAGLAFLAHEFIGGKGASQVTIKVNGEIEGTYSLSEDREIKINDGSNVLQIKNGKAKMIEADCPDKLCMHQKAVSKNHESIICLPNKVVVEVESSENSKYDAVTN, via the coding sequence ATGAAGATTCATTTAAAGAAAAAAGACTGGATTCTGGTCATTATCATCATATGCGTCGCAGGACTGGCATTCTTGGCCCATGAATTTATCGGAGGCAAGGGCGCAAGCCAGGTGACGATCAAGGTAAATGGCGAGATAGAAGGGACTTACAGCCTGTCAGAGGACAGGGAGATTAAGATTAATGACGGCAGCAACGTCCTCCAGATAAAGAACGGCAAGGCCAAGATGATCGAGGCCGACTGCCCGGATAAACTGTGTATGCATCAGAAAGCGGTATCCAAGAACCATGAGAGCATCATCTGCCTGCCCAACAAGGTGGTTGTCGAGGTGGAAAGCAGCGAGAACAGCAAGTATGATGCCGTGACGAACTAA
- a CDS encoding FAD:protein FMN transferase — MKYKRLTALLSASILLLSGCSGLPRERSQTYTDTLFDTVISVQIFDSVDEDVLKGCEKLCKKYDSMFSNKIEDSEISRINSAGGNPVEVSKETIKLIKKGIYYSEMSDGVFDITIAPVSNLWDFKAETPLVPSPEAIAEAVSHVNYENIIIRDNTVKLTDPHAGIDLGAIAKGYIADRIKDYLEEEGVRHAMINLGGNVLAMGSKLDGSDYNIGIQKPFDETGEPITSVKISDKSVVTSGIYQRYFKADGKIYHHILDPNTGYPCENNLYSVTILTDSSLTADALSTTCFLLGYDRGMKLINQLDNVDAVFITNDNQIHYSKNFQNNQ, encoded by the coding sequence ATGAAATATAAAAGATTAACCGCATTGCTTTCGGCATCCATTCTTCTCTTATCCGGATGCTCAGGGCTTCCCAGAGAAAGGAGCCAGACCTATACGGACACTCTGTTCGATACCGTCATCAGCGTCCAGATCTTTGATTCCGTGGATGAAGACGTGCTGAAAGGCTGCGAGAAACTTTGCAAGAAGTATGATTCCATGTTCTCCAATAAGATTGAAGACAGCGAAATCTCCCGAATCAATTCTGCCGGCGGGAATCCCGTAGAAGTGTCGAAGGAGACGATCAAGCTGATTAAGAAGGGCATCTATTACAGCGAGATGTCGGACGGCGTTTTCGATATCACCATCGCCCCGGTATCCAACCTCTGGGACTTCAAGGCCGAGACTCCTTTAGTCCCTTCTCCGGAAGCCATCGCAGAGGCGGTAAGCCATGTGAATTATGAAAACATCATCATCCGGGATAATACGGTAAAACTCACCGACCCGCATGCGGGCATTGATCTGGGAGCTATCGCCAAAGGATATATTGCCGACAGGATCAAAGATTACCTGGAAGAGGAAGGCGTCAGGCACGCCATGATCAATCTGGGAGGAAATGTGCTGGCCATGGGCAGCAAGCTGGACGGATCCGATTATAACATCGGCATCCAGAAGCCCTTTGATGAGACCGGAGAGCCTATAACCTCCGTCAAGATCTCGGACAAATCCGTGGTTACTTCCGGCATATACCAGCGCTACTTTAAAGCGGACGGCAAGATCTACCACCATATCCTGGATCCCAATACCGGCTATCCCTGCGAGAACAACCTATACAGCGTGACCATCCTGACGGACTCGTCGCTGACGGCTGACGCGCTGAGCACTACCTGTTTTCTTCTCGGCTACGATAGAGGCATGAAGCTGATCAATCAGCTGGATAATGTAGATGCCGTATTTATCACGAACGACAATCAGATCCACTATTCAAAGAATTTTCAGAACAATCAGTAA
- a CDS encoding DUF2752 domain-containing protein, with protein sequence MKRTLKQIMRDAYALLWNDIKQAKWVIIFMIAYFAFMKNFLYSTCPSVLLTGYPCPACGMTRAAFCLFRMDFKGAFSIHPFIYAVAAYVAVFAVNRYILQRKMGKILKLALAGIMAGMIVYYLWRMILYFPGEPPMSYYSRNLLSIARSLLTHE encoded by the coding sequence ATGAAACGTACTCTAAAGCAAATAATGCGCGATGCGTATGCATTGCTGTGGAACGATATCAAGCAGGCAAAATGGGTGATTATTTTTATGATCGCCTATTTTGCGTTCATGAAAAACTTTTTATACAGTACGTGCCCATCCGTGCTGCTGACAGGATATCCCTGCCCTGCGTGCGGCATGACCCGGGCGGCCTTCTGCCTGTTTAGGATGGATTTTAAAGGGGCTTTTTCCATCCACCCTTTTATCTATGCGGTGGCGGCGTACGTGGCAGTCTTTGCGGTAAACCGGTATATTCTGCAAAGAAAAATGGGCAAGATTCTTAAACTGGCGCTGGCAGGGATCATGGCAGGCATGATTGTCTACTATCTATGGAGAATGATCCTATATTTTCCGGGGGAACCTCCGATGAGCTACTATTCCCGAAATCTTCTGTCCATAGCCCGAAGCCTCCTTACGCATGAATAG
- a CDS encoding RnfABCDGE type electron transport complex subunit B: protein MSITGIIIAAAIVGGTGLFIGVFLGIAGKKFAVEVDEREEAILGVLPGNNCGGCGYAGCSGLAAAIVKGEAEIGGCPVGGAPVAAKIGEIMGQEAGEQVHQVAFVKCAGTCDKAQQEYEYHGLGDCIMANMMQDGGPKACNYGCLGEGSCVKACPFDAIHVVDGVAVVDKEACKACGKCIAVCPKHLIELVPYDQKHLVQCSSKDKGKDVMKACSVGCIGCKMCEKVCEFDAVKVVDNIAHIDPEKCTNCGACAQKCPKKIIL, encoded by the coding sequence ATGAGTATAACAGGTATTATTATTGCTGCTGCAATCGTAGGCGGCACCGGATTATTCATTGGTGTGTTCCTTGGAATTGCAGGTAAGAAATTTGCAGTAGAAGTAGATGAAAGAGAAGAGGCAATCCTCGGCGTTCTTCCAGGGAATAACTGCGGCGGCTGCGGCTACGCAGGATGCTCCGGACTGGCTGCGGCGATCGTCAAAGGCGAGGCAGAGATTGGCGGATGTCCGGTAGGAGGCGCTCCGGTGGCTGCAAAGATTGGCGAGATTATGGGCCAGGAAGCAGGAGAACAGGTTCACCAGGTTGCATTCGTTAAATGCGCGGGTACTTGTGACAAGGCACAGCAGGAATACGAGTATCACGGGCTGGGAGACTGTATTATGGCAAACATGATGCAGGACGGCGGACCGAAGGCTTGTAATTATGGATGTCTTGGAGAAGGAAGCTGCGTAAAGGCATGTCCGTTCGATGCGATTCATGTGGTAGACGGCGTTGCCGTGGTAGATAAAGAAGCGTGCAAGGCCTGCGGCAAGTGTATCGCCGTATGTCCGAAGCATCTGATCGAACTGGTTCCGTACGACCAGAAGCATCTGGTACAGTGCAGTTCCAAGGATAAGGGCAAGGATGTCATGAAGGCATGCTCAGTGGGATGCATCGGATGCAAGATGTGCGAGAAGGTCTGCGAGTTTGACGCGGTCAAAGTGGTAGACAATATTGCGCATATTGATCCTGAGAAATGTACGAACTGCGGCGCGTGCGCGCAGAAATGTCCTAAGAAGATCATATTATAA